From a single Agrobacterium tumefaciens genomic region:
- a CDS encoding DUF1376 domain-containing protein: MSRRGMSFHCRYHEDALVGYRKLTLEQRGAYTTILDLIYDEGGPIEYNERWLAGEWNCSLRKAKVLLAELLELRKIYLTRDGKISNHRAEKEIEKAIEISRKRAENGSKRKRKSPEEGEKSNKINNSVKQLLNKCAAIPNTISKDNNNNSTVDEDRQVSSEVVDRWASADPPHRPVAPNRLIDSLDRRTGSGAVAALAAGRARRGGGR; encoded by the coding sequence ATGAGCCGTCGCGGTATGTCTTTCCATTGCCGGTACCACGAGGATGCGCTGGTGGGCTATCGCAAGCTCACGCTCGAGCAGCGCGGCGCGTACACGACCATTCTTGACCTGATCTACGATGAGGGTGGCCCGATCGAATACAACGAGCGGTGGCTTGCCGGAGAGTGGAATTGCTCGTTGAGAAAGGCCAAGGTTTTGCTCGCCGAGCTGCTCGAGCTGCGCAAGATTTACCTCACTCGCGACGGCAAAATCAGTAATCACCGCGCCGAGAAAGAGATAGAAAAAGCGATAGAAATCTCGCGAAAACGAGCTGAAAACGGATCGAAACGGAAACGTAAATCGCCAGAAGAAGGCGAAAAAAGCAATAAAATCAACAATTCCGTGAAGCAATTGCTGAACAAATGCGCTGCAATACCAAATACCATATCCAAAGATAATAATAATAACTCTACGGTAGATGAGGATAGGCAGGTATCGAGCGAGGTGGTGGACCGCTGGGCCTCTGCCGATCCACCTCATCGTCCGGTGGCTCCCAATCGTCTCATCGACAGCCTTGATCGTCGAACCGGCTCCGGTGCCGTCGCAGCGCTTGCCGCTGGCAGGGCAAGGCGGGGAGGTGGCCGATGA
- a CDS encoding NUMOD4 domain-containing protein, translating into MSRRTIAPEAWKPIPGFEDSYEASTHGRIRSLDRIVTFAASERQPAHTKRLRGKILRRSFTKGYPSVSLYRGSVRTQKMVHAIIADTFLGPRPPGALACHGNGIRTECDVDNIYWGTPQDNADDRRRHGNNRPGSQHANSKLHERDISKIRRLASSVTQKSLAERFGVSQSTISSIINNASWRHVPTSGVTA; encoded by the coding sequence ATGAGCCGCCGTACCATCGCGCCCGAAGCGTGGAAGCCAATCCCCGGCTTCGAGGACAGTTACGAGGCCTCAACACATGGCCGCATCCGCAGTCTTGATAGGATCGTCACATTTGCCGCGTCTGAGCGCCAGCCAGCGCACACCAAGAGGCTACGGGGAAAGATACTGAGGCGAAGCTTCACGAAGGGATACCCCTCCGTATCGCTTTATCGCGGATCAGTTCGTACTCAGAAAATGGTCCATGCCATCATCGCCGACACGTTTCTCGGCCCGCGCCCGCCAGGTGCACTGGCGTGTCATGGAAACGGCATCAGAACCGAATGCGACGTCGACAACATTTATTGGGGAACCCCGCAGGACAACGCCGACGACAGGAGACGGCACGGGAACAATCGGCCGGGAAGCCAGCACGCTAATTCAAAGCTGCATGAGCGCGACATCTCCAAGATCCGGCGTCTGGCATCTTCCGTGACGCAAAAGAGCCTCGCGGAGAGGTTCGGCGTCTCCCAATCCACAATTTCTTCCATCATCAACAATGCATCGTGGCGGCACGTCCCCACGTCAGGAGTGACCGCATGA